From Bacillota bacterium, a single genomic window includes:
- a CDS encoding DUF4160 domain-containing protein, translating into MEWAVELTGELRNSLERSFQFGPIMPDGRLKLEEALVDHIDGLKVEIFAREHPPPHFRVSYQGRSGIFDICTGEPLQADELRKWHRNIKKWHAANREKLIEAWNERRPTDCPVGRVEC; encoded by the coding sequence GTGGAATGGGCCGTTGAACTAACCGGAGAACTCCGGAACTCGCTTGAACGCTCCTTCCAGTTTGGGCCCATCATGCCCGACGGCCGTCTCAAACTAGAAGAGGCACTGGTTGATCATATAGATGGGTTGAAGGTCGAGATATTCGCTCGGGAGCATCCGCCTCCTCATTTCCGGGTCTCCTACCAAGGGAGGAGCGGCATCTTTGATATTTGTACAGGGGAGCCACTGCAGGCAGACGAGCTGAGGAAGTGGCATAGAAACATCAAGAAGTGGCATGCGGCCAATCGAGAGAAACTGATCGAGGCCTGGAATGAGCGTAGACCGACCGATTGCCCCGTTGGGCGAGTCGAGTGTTGA